GCAGCACCATGCCGCCCAAGGTCGTGCCGGCCTTCTCGTGGGGCGAGGGGGATGCGTTAGGCAATTACCGCCTCGACAAGTTCCTCGAGACGGCCGAGCGCGCCATGGGGCGGCGCGGCATGTCGTTGGGCGAGCGCGGACGCCGCCTGTTCGGCGACGCGTACGCGGTCGCGTCCGGCGTCGCCGTATGAGAGCGTGGGCGCTGGGCACCGGCAGCTCGGGCAACGCGCTCGTCCTCGAGGCGGGCGACGGCCGCGTGCTCATCGACGCCGGCTTCCCGCCGCGCGAAATGGCACGCCGGCTTCGCGCGCTCGACATCGCGCCGGAATCGATCGAAGCGCTCATCCTCACGCACGAACACCACGATCACGCGCGCGCCGCGGCCTCATGCGCGACGAAATGGCGCTGGCACACGTACGCGAGCGCGGGGACGTGGCGGTCGCTGCATCGCCCGCGAACCGGCACGTCGTTCGTCAGCGGCGCGACGCTCGATCTCCGCACGATGTCCGTGCGCACGATGCGCATCGCGCACGATGCCGCCGAGCCCATCGCACTCGTTGCGACGGCGCGCGAATCCGGCGAGCGCCTGGGCGTCGCGTACGATGTCGGACACGCGACGCGCTCGCTCGTCGACGCACTCTCCGGACTCGATACGCTCATTCTCGAGTCCAACCACGATGAAGGATGGCTTCGGGCGGGACCGTACCCGCCGAGCGTGTGCGAGCGAATCGCGGGTCCGTTCGGCCACCTGAGCAACCGCGCCGCCGGCGCCGTGGCCGCCGCGTGCGCGCATCGCGGCCTCACGACCGTGGTGCTGGCGCACTTGAGCCGGCGATGCAACAGCCCGGAGTTGGCGCACGCGTCGATGCGCGCCGCGTTGGGCAGGACCGCGTTTCGAGGGCGACTCTACGTGTCGGAACAGGACCGCCCGATCGCGATTGCGCTGACCGACGAGCGGGCACGGCAGATGTCGCTCAATTTGTGATCTGGACGCGTGCGCTGGAGCGCCGTACATTGGCGCGAACGAGAAGCCGCCGGCCCGCGGTTTGGAAGAGAGACGTCGCGCGCAAGGAGAAGTCGACCGCGTACGCTCGTACCACCGGGACCGGCGGCTTATCGCATCTGCACGAGACGCGATCGCTGCTGCAGCACTCTGGATTAGTACGATCGGCGCAGAAAAGCGTTGCATCTCGGTCGCCGCGTCCGCCGCGTCAGGGCGGGCGCACCCCGTCGAACAGCAGCGCATAGGAACGCACGCGATCGAGATAATCGGCCGCCTCGATGCCCGCTGGGCCCAGGTCGGCGAGATGCGCTGTCCACTGCGCGCCGTATCGGGCGACGAGATCGTGCACGACGAGGTAGCCGCGGTTGTAGCTCACGATCACGAGGTTGGCGAGCTGATCGTCGTCCAGCGGATGGCCTGCGGCAATGGCGCGGCGGGCAAAGCTCCCGTAGCCGCCGGGCCAGGTGTTGGTGGTCCATTTGTCGACGAGCATGCGCAGCCAGAACACGGCGGCGCGCGCGCCTAACGCAGGATCGAACAGGTATTCGCTGCGCGAGGTGAGCACGCCGGCGGCGAGGAGCGAATCGATCGTGGCCGCCGACGCCGGCGCGTCGTGCACGAGCGGCGACCGCGGCCAGCGATGGATCTCGCGGCGCATCCAGGCGAAGCGGTCGGACGTCGCCATGGCGCGCAGGTCGGTGTCCGCCGCGGCAGTGAGCTGCGCGATGCCCAACGCAGCGGCGGCGCTCACGGCCAGCGAATCGCCGCCGCTCTCCTTGGCCAGGAGCGCGGCGGCGACCCCGGGATCAATGCCTAACCGAGTGTCGTGCGACCATCGCACGAGGCCGGGCGCGATGCGGCGCCACACCGCCTCGTAGCGGACCGTGTCGGCCACGCGCGGGCTGCCGTTGGCGTTCCGGAGCGCCGATGGCGCGACGTCGTGGAGTGTGACGCCGGCGCGTACGCGCACGTGGACCTGCGCGGCGCACGCAGGCGATGCCAGGCACATCGCGGCCAGCGCGACGGCGGCCGCCCATTCGACCACGCGCCGGCGGCGGTCACGGGAAGTCACTCTGCGCCGCATCCGGCGACGATGCGTCCCACACGACGGGGCCGATCGACGGCGGCAGGCTGCCCGAGAACGGCGCCGGCGTCGCGGATACGTGCGCCAACAGATCCGTCAACCGCCAGCGCGACGTGCTCAGCGTCCAGATCCACGTTTTCTGGGGCGACAGCACGGCGCCGCTCAACCACAGGCGGACGGCATCGTTGTCGGCGTCGTAGTAAAACGTCGACCGATAGACGGCGTTGGCGTACGCCTGCACGTCGGTGCGTGCGACGAGCGGCGTGCGAAAGGTCTCCCATGTCACTCCGTCGACACTGCGGGAAAAAAACAGATCGTCGGCCGCACAGCCGGCGCCGTCGGGATAGGCGGCGAAGAGCGCCCAGTATTCGTGCTTGCTGGGAATGTACTGCACGTCGAGATGCCACGGCACGAAGCCGGGCTGGATGAGATCGACGGCCGATGGCTGCGACCAGTGCAGGCCATCGGCCGACGTGCGCCGCTCGACGACGGTCGACTGCGCCTGACAGCCGCCCTTCACCGCATTCACGGACCACATGACCCAGACGCCGCTCGGCAGGCGCACGACCGCGGGCGACACGATGGCGATGCCCGTCGCGTGCACCACCGACACCGGCGCCGACCAGTGTTCGCCGTCCGCGCTCGCCCGCATGCGGATGTCGTCGGCGTTGTTCTGCGTTAGGCGGTAGTACATCCGCAGTTCGTTGGACACCGGATCGAACACGAGGTCGGGATCCGAGTTGTGCGCCGGCGATGGCGGCGCGGGCACCAACGGATTCGTGACGCGCGGCGGCACGATCCAGCGGCGCGCGTCGTCAGTGAAGATCGACGGGTTTTCCAGGTTGGCGTTCCCGTTCGGGTACGGCGTGGCCGTCAGCCAGAACTCGTGGCCCGCGAAGCCGCCCGGAAAGACCGCGATGTCGGGGTGCACGAGCTGGCCCGAACCATCGTAGGTGGGCAGCGGGACGTTGCAGACGGTCTGGAGCCCGTCGCACACCGGCACGGGCGGCGCCGGGATTTCGTTAGGCGGAGGCGGCGGCGGGGGTGGCGGCGGATGCGGCGACGCGGCATCGCTGCACCCCGCGCCCGCCAACAGGGCAAGGACGCCGACGACGGCGAACGACGCACGGCGGGCAGCGGCGCCCGCGCGAAGACGACCAGCATGATCGCTCATGATTCCCGGCGGTGGGATCTCTCGCAAAATCGCCGTGCGTGCGTGACAGTTCCGCTGCGTGCGGCCGTCGCGGCGAGTTGACACGAATCTGACACATGACGCGCAGGTGACTGTGCGCGCCACACTCGCGTTCAGAACGGTATACCCGCACGGAACCGATTTTCGTCACATCGGGTATTTGCGTTAGTCAACTGTCGTCGCGAGCCGACGACCACGCACATTCAGGCGGACAATCTATGACTCGCACGTATGGCGCTGCGGTGCTTGCGGCAGGACTCCTGGCCTCGTCGGCCTGCTTCCCCGGCAATTCTGCGTATCTCGCCCAGGCGCCGGGTCCCTCGGCGCAGGCAGACACGAACGCACCGGTCAACCAACAGCAGTTGCCGGGTGTGGTCGAGTATGACACCGAGGCTTTGCCCAACCAAATCGCGAAGCGACGCGCCGATGCCTACAAGAAGATGACGCAGGCGTGCCACGGTCCGTACAAGATCGAGAACGAAGGGCCGGTGCTGCTCGACGGTGGGCGCGATGCCTCACCGACGTGGGTGATTCACTTCGCCTGCGCCGCCCCGGACTCGACCGCGTCATCGCAGCACTGAGGAAGCGGCGCGAAAGGTGACCGGAGCGAAAAACGGGGACCCGCGTCGCGCGGATCCCCGTTTCCGTTAGACCGAGAGCCTGGGCTCAGTACATGCCGCCCATGCCGCCGCCCGGCGCTGCCGGCGCGGCCGATTTCTCTTCCTTCTTCTCGACGACGATCGCTTCCGTCGTGAGCAGGAGTCCCGCGATCGACGCCGCGTTCTGCAGCGCCGTGCGCGTCACCTTGGTCGGATCGATGACGCCCGCGTTCATCAGATCCTCGTACGTGTCAGTGAGCGCGTTGTAGCCGAACTTGTCGTCCTTCGACGCGCGCACCTTCTCGAGCACGATGGAGCCTTCGCCACCCGCGTTGTGCACGATCATGCGGAGCGGCTCCTCCACGGCGCGACGGATGATGTCGACGCCGATCTGCTCATCGCTGTCGAGCTTGATGCCCTTGAGCGAACGCTGCGCACGAATGAGCGCGACGCCGCCGCCCGGCACGATGCCTTCCTCGACGGCCGCGCGCGTGGCGTGCAGCGCGTCCTCGACGCGGGCCTTCTTCTCCTTCATCTCGGACTCGGTCGCGGCGCCGACGTTGATCACCGCAACGCCGCCCGCCAGCTTGGCCAGGCGCTCCTGCAGCTTCTCCTTGTCGTAGTCCGACGTCGACTTGTCGATCGCGACGCGGATCTCGTTGATCCGGCCCTCGATCTTCTTCTCGTCGCCCGCGCCGTCGATGAGCGTGGTGTTGTCCTTGTCGATCACGATGCGCTTCGCATGACCGAGGTCGGAGAGCACCGCGTTCTCGAGCTTGAACCCGACTTCCTCGCTCACGACCTGTCCGTTCGTCAATACCGCGATGTCCTGCAGCATCGCCTTGCGGCGGTCGCCGAAGCCGGGCGCCTTGACGCCGGCCACCTTGAGCGTGCCGCGGAGCTTGTTGACGACCAGCGTCGCCAACGCCTCGCCCTCGACATCCTCGGCGATGATGAGCAAGGGCTTGCCCATCTGCGCGACCTTCTCGAGGACCGGGAGCAGGTCCTTCATCGAGGAGATTTTCTTGTCGTGGATGAGGATGTAGGCATCCTCGAGCACCGCTTCCATCTTCTCCGGATCGGTGACGAAGTACGGCGAGAGATAGCCGCGGTCGAACTGCATGCCGTCGACCGTCTCGAGCGTCGTCTCCAGGCCGCGAGCTTCCTCGACCGTGATGACGCCGTCCTTGCCGACCTTCTCCATTGCCTCGGCGATCAGGTCGCCGATTTCCTTGTCGTTGTTCGCCGAGATCGTGCCGACCTGGGCGATTTCTTTCTTGCCGCTCGTGGGAACGGAAATCTTCTTGAGCTCTTCCACGATTGCGGACACGGCGCGGTCGATGCCGCGCTTGATGGCCATCGGGTTGGCGCCGGCCGTGACGTTCTTGAGGCCTTCGCGGAAGACCGCCTGCGCGAGCACGGTGGCGGTGGTGGTGCCATCGCCGGCGAGGTCGGACGTCTTGGTGGCGACTTCCTTGACCATCTGCGCGCCCATGTTCTCGAGCGGATCGGCGAGCTCGACTTCCTTGGCGACCGTGACGCCGTCCTTGGTCACGGTGGGGGCGCCGAATTTCTTGTCGATGACGACGTTTCGTCCCTTGGGGCCGAGCGTGACTTTCACGGCTTCGGCCAACTGATCGACGCCGCGCTTGAGCGCCGCGCGCGCCTCAGTATCGAAATGCAGTTCTTTGGCAGCCATAGTTCCAGTGGGTGAAAGAATCCTGTGTGTGAGTGGTTACCGGCGCTATCGTTAGGCGCGCCGAGTGACCGTTAGGCGATCACCGCGAGGACGTCCGATTCGCGGAGAATCAGGTACTGCTCGCCATCGATGGTGACCTCGGTGCCGCTGTACTTTCCGTACAGGACTTTGTCACCGACTTTGACATCCATCGGGACGCGCTTGTCCTTTTCGAAGCGGCCCGGTCCGACGGCGACGATCTCGCCCTGCTGGGGCTTTTCCTTCGCCGTGTCGGGGATGTAGAGACCGCCGCGCATCTGCTCCGATTCCTCGAGAGCCTTGATGACGACGCGATCGGCCAGCGGATTGACCTTCACCGCGGTGGCACTCTTGGTGGCCATAGGTCGCCTCCCTCCTCCAGTATGGGTTGCACGAAATGCTCGATTGAGCGGTGTTAGCACTCTTGCACTGCGAGTGCCAGACAAAGGGAAGATAGCGGCTCTTGCTCCAGTGTCAATCCGGCCAATTGCAGCCGTCGTGCCCGCTAAGTTGGCCAAAATGAATGACTTATGTCTGTCATTCCGGCGGACAACACGGGCTCGTCACGGTTTCCCGGCCAGTCTGACGGTGCGCGAGCCGGGCTCGTCGCGCCGTGCGCGGGGCGGTCGAAGCGTTAGTCGGCGCTGCCGACGGTGAGCAGCTCGTGCGCGAGGCGCAGTCCTTCGAGCGTGAGGTACGGTTCGACGAGGTCGACCTCCGTACACAACGGCGCGACCAATTCGGCCAGGCCGCCGGTGGCAATCACCATCGGCTCTCGCGGCGATGGCCACTCGGCTTTGATGCGGCGCACGATGCCGTCGATCGCATCGACGGAGCCGAACATCACGCCGGCGCGAATGCAATCTTCGGTGCGTTTGCCGATCGCGCGCGCCGGCGCGGCGAGCTCGGTGGCGGGGAGCTTCGACGTGCGGCGCACCAGCGTGTCCAACGACGTGCGCACGCCGGGCGCGATGACGCCGCCCAGGAACACCCCGTCGGCTGTGATGCAGTCGTAGGTCGTGGCGGTGCCCAGATCGACGACGATGGTGTCGGTGTGGTGGATGCGGCTCGCGGCGAGCGTGTTGATGATGCGGTCGGCGCCGACGGTGAGCGGCTCGTCGACATCCAGCGCGATGGGCAGGGCCGAGCGGCCATCGATGACGACCGCCGTTACGCCCAACCAGGTTAGGCACGCCTCGGCGAGCGGACCGGTGACGGGCGGCACGACGGATCCGATCGCCGCGCCCGTGACCGCGGAGGCCGCGACGTCCCGCGACCGCAGCAGGCCCGACAGCTCGAGCCCGATCTCGTCCGGCGTGCGCGATGCGTCGGTCATCACGCGCCAGTGCGCGACGAGCGTGCGGCCGTCGAACAGGCCGATGGTCGTCTCGGTGTTGCCCACGTCGAAGGCGAGTATCACGCGTCCTCCTCGAAGACGAGAGAGCCGGACCGGCACGTGACGTCGCCGACGGCGGTGGCGACGAGGAGCGAGCCGCGCGCATCGATGCCCTGCACCACTCCCGGCGCCGGCAGGCGGCAGGCGCGGCCGCGCGCCATGTCGCGTTGCGCGTATTCGCCCAACTCGGCCTCCTTGAGCGCGCCGTGCGCCGCCGCGGCGCCGCGGATGGCGGGCACCACGGCCTCGAGCACCGGCACGCGCGATGCACCCGCGCGGAGCGCGCCGGCGTGCGCCACATCGGGCGGGAGGCGCACGTTGATGCCGATGCCCACCGCCACCCATTCGATGCGCTGGTCGCGCCAGCGCGACTCGACCAGAATGCCGCACACCTTCCCCGCGGCGACGAACAGATCGTTCGGCCACTTGAGCCGCACCGGCGATTCGGCAAAGCGGTCGAGCGCCCGCGCGGCGCCGATGCCTAACCGAATCGCCAGCACGTCGGTCGCCGCGGCGTCCGTTGGCCGTTCGAGCATCGCGAGCCAGATGCCGCTGCCGGCGACCGACGTCCAGCGCCGCCCCTCGCGTCCGCGGCCCGCCGTCTGGCGCTCGGCGATCACCAGCGAGCCCGCCGGCGCGCCCGATTCGCCTAACGCATGCGCGACGTCCAACGTCGACGTCACACTGTCGTGCACCTCGACGCGCGGCAGATCGAGCAGCGCCCGCAGCTCGTCCGCTCCACAGCCGTCGAAGGTTGCTTCAGCCACGATAGTGCACGATGAGGAGTACGGCCACACCGGCCAGCACGCGATACAAGGCAAAGATGCCATAGCTCCGGCGCGTCACATAGCGGAGCAGCGCGGCGATGGCGAGCCAGCCGCTGATCGCCGACGCCAGCACCCCCGCGACGAGCGGCGCGCTCAGTCCCTGCTCGTGCAGCACGTGCGGCACTTTGAGGATCGCGGCAGCGGCAATGATCGGCATGCTCATGAGAAAGCTGAACACCGCCGCGCTCTCCCGGTCGAACCGATCGGCGAGCCCGGCGGTAATCGTGGAGCCGGAGCGCGATACGCCGGGAATGAGCGCGAAGATCTGCGCGATCCCGATGAGCAGCGCGTCGCGCCAGTTCATGTCGTGCAACGTGCGAACCTCGCGCGCGCCGCGATCGGCGAGCCAGAGCAGAACGCCGAGGATGATCATGGCCCACGCGATGAGCGCCGGCGCGCGGAACGTGGTCTCCGCGTACTTGTCGAGCGCGAGACCGGCGATGCCACCGGGAATCGTCGCGATGACGAGCAACACCACCCGCCGCTGCGACTCGGTCGCGACCGTTCGCGTGGTGACGATCTCCCATGCGGCCCGGGCGAGCCGGATCCACTCATCGCGAAAATAGCCGAGCACGGCCACGAGCGTCCCGGTGTGCAGGGCGACGTCGAACGACAGGCCCGGCTCCGGCCAGTGGAGCAACCACGGTGTGAGCGCCAGGTGGGCCGAGCTGCTGATGGGCAGAAACTCGGACAAACCCTGGATGATGCCCAGCACTATTGCCTGGAAGAGCGTCATGTCGATCGAATTGCGAGGGAGACGTCAGGGACGGATCGTTAGGAACGCGGCCATGGCGCAGATCATGGCGAGCTTGAAGACGAGCGGGCTCCCGCGGTGGCCACGAACCGCGATGCCTACGGCATAGAGCACGAGCGCGGCGGCCGGAAGCACGGCTGCCGCAAACCACGGTCGGGCGGCGACGAACGGGAGCAGGAGGAGCAGAAACGCGAGCGATGCGACCGACAGCACGGCGACGGCAACGGAGACGCCGGCGCTCACGGGCAGCGTGCGCCGAGAGCCGGCGTCGGCGGGCGCGTCCTCGAGATCCTTGGCCACCTCGCGAGCGAGGTGCAGCGGGACGGCGATGATCACGAGGCTGATGGCGCCGCGCGGCCGGCCCACGGCCCATGCGCCATAGAGAAACGGGAGCGACGCGAGCACGGCGACGACGACGTTGCCCAACAATCCGGCGCGCTTGATCCACGGGCTGTACGCGTACATGAGCGCAACGACCGCCACGCTCAGGGCGCCGAGCTCGGGCAACGCTGCCGCTTCGAGCGCGACGCCCAACACACCGGCGGTCGTCGCAATGGCGCGCGCCGCGCGCGTGGACAGGCGTCCCGAGGGCAGCGGCCGGTCCGGGTGCGCGAGGCGGTCGATCTCGATGTCGGCGATGTCGTTCCAGACATTGGCGGTCACGGTTAGGCAGGCCGCGCCGACCGCGGCGAGCGCGATGCGCTCTCCGGGGCCCCACCCCACCCACCATGCGCCGAAGGCCACGCCCGACGCCGCGAGCGCGACGTTGGGCCAACGCGCCAGCCGGAGCAGCGCGTTAGCCAATCGTGCGCGCATAAAACGCTTCGTACCGGGCGACCATGTCGTCGCGGGCGAACCGGCGGCGCGCATCTGCCGCCGCGGCCGCGCTCATCTGCTGCCAGCGCACGCGGTCGCCGAGCAGCTCGAGCGACGCAGCGGCCATGCCGTCCACGTCGCCGACGTCGCGCAGGACGCCCGTCACGCCGTCGGTCACGACCTCGGGAATGCCGCCCACCCGCGACGCGACCACCGGCACGCCGCACGACAGCGCCTCGAGCGCGCTCAATCCGAACGATTCGCTCTGGCTGGGCAGCAAAAAGAGATCGGCGCTGGCGAGCAGCGGCGCGACGACGTCGATCTTCCCCAGGAAATACGTGTCGTCCTGCACGTTGAGGTCGCGCGCTTCCTGCTCGGCGGACGTGCGCTCGGGCCCGTCGCCGACCATCACCAGCACGGCGGGCCGCTCGCGGCGGATGCGCGCAAAGATCTGCACGATGTCGCGCACCCGCTTCACGGGCCGGAAGTTGGACACGTGCATGACCACGGCGCGGTCGCCGTTGCTGCCTAACTGCTCGCGGAGCTGCGGCGAATGCGACGCGCGGTTGTACAGTACCGGGTCCACGAAATTGTGGATCACTTCCACGGCGCAGCCGGTGCAGCCGAACGCCTTGTACGTCTCGTGCTTGAGAAACTGCGACACGGCCGTCAGGCCGTCGGAGCGCTCGATCGAAAACTTGGTGATGGTCTGGAACGACGGGTCCTGCCCAACGAGCGTGATGTCGGTGCCGTGCAGCGTCGTGATGATGCGCACGTCGACGTCATCGTTCTCCAGCATTTCCTTGGCGATCCACGCGCTCGTGGCGTGCGGGATGGCGTAGTGCGCATGGAGAATGTCGAGGCGGTGCTCCTGTACCACCTGGTGCATGCGCACCGCGAGCGCGAGGTCGTAAGGCGGATACTCGAACAGCGGGTAGCGCACGACGTCGACTTCGTGGAAGAAGATGCGCGGCAGGAACGCGGGCAGGCGAAACGGCTGCTGATACGTGATGAAGTGCACTTCGTGCCCGCGCTCGGCGAGCGCGATGCCGAGATCGGTGGCCACCGCACCGGATCCGCCGTACGTCGGATAACAGGTAATGCCGATCTTCATCCCATCCCCTCACGAGCGTCGTGCCACCAGGCCAGCGCGCGGTCGAGCGCATCGGGATCACGCGGATCGATACGCGTGACGTCGTCCGGCGACAGCTGATTGCGAATCCACGTGCGTTGACGCTTGGCGTACTGGCGCGTCGCGATCAGAATCTGCTCGCGAGCGGCGGCCATGCCTAACTCTCCGCGCGCGAGCGAACGTACGGCCGCGTAACCGGTGGCGTTCCACGCCGGCGCGGCGGCCGAGACGCCTGCATCCAGCGCGCGGGCCTCGTCGGGCCACCCTCCGGCGAGCATCGCATCCAGCCGCGCTGCGAGCATCGGCCCCAACGCGGGGCCTGGATCGACTACAAGATATCGCGCGCGCAGCGGCTTCGCCCCCGGCGCGGTACGATGCCACTCCGAAAGCGGAATCCCCGTGAGCAACGCGACTTCGATGGCGCGCTCGAGCTGCGCACGGCCGAGGCCGGCACGCGCGGGGTCGAGCGCGGTGCACCATCGCTGCAATTCCTGCAGGCGAAGCGTGCGCAGATGCTTCGCGATGTCCTGGCGCCGACGGACATCGAGCTCCGGTTCCAGGAAGAGCGGCGATGTGAGCGCGCGCACATAGAAGCCCGTGCCGCCCACGACCACGGGTTCGCGACCGGCGTGTCTGATGTCGTCGATCCACGCGGTCGCACCGTTCGCCCATGCGGCGGCCGAATAGCGTGTGTGGGGGTCGGCGACGTCGATGCCGAAATGCGGCACGCACGCGCGCTCGGCGGCGGTCGGCTTGGCAGTGCCGATGTCGAAACCGCGGTAGACCTGCCGCGAATCGGCGCTCACGATGCCTAACGGCGCGCGGGCGGCGAGCGCCAGCACGAGCGCGCTCTTGCCCGCGCCCGTGGGGCCGGTGACGACGCGGAGCCTACCGGCGGCCAAAGCGCCGCTCGAGCTCGTCCCAGGACAGCTGCACGATGGTCGATCGGCCGTGCACGTCGTGCGCCGGGAGTGTCGTGCGGGCGAGCGCCGTGTAGAGCGCGCGCATTTCGTCGGGCGAGAGCGGGTCCCCGGCCTTGATCGCCGCCTTGCACGCGAGCGTCGCGGCGAGATGATCGTGGCGCGATGCGGCCGAGGGCGAGCGGTCGCCGGTGAGCGCGGCGAGCGTATCACGCAAGCAGCGCGGCGCATCGAAGCGCGGGTGCGGCATCGGGACGGCGCTCACGATGAGCGTGTGTCCGCCGAAGCCCTCGATCTCGAATCCGAGGCGCTCGAACAGGGCGCGATGCTCATCGAACGCGTCGCCCTCGGCAGGGCCGAGGTGCAGCGTGATCGGGAAGAGCAAGCGCTGCGACGGCGCTTCGCCTCGCTCCAGCGTCCGCACGAAGCGCTCGTACAGCACGCGCTCGTGCGCCGAATGCTGATCGATGAACACGATGCCGTCGTCGTGCTCGAAGGTGATGTACGTGCGGCGCACCTGCAGGAGCGGCGGCACGGGCACCGGGTCGGCGCGCGGCTCGGCCGGCGCGTCGGCCGTCGGCATGGCTCCGTTAGGCATGGGCGGCTCGGCGGCCGGCGCGAAGGCCGGCGCCCGCAGCACGTCCCGATCGACCGGCACGCCCGGCGCGAAGGCCGGCGGCCAGGCGCCGCCCCGGCCGCCGAACGTCGCCGCGCTCGATCCGGTGCCGAGCGCGCGCCGAACGGCGTGCTCCACGACGCGTTCGGTGGGCCAGCGGTCCCGAAACCGCACTTCCGCCTTGGCCGGGTGCACGTTGACGTCGAGGCCGTCGTTAGGCACCGTGAGCTCGAGCAGCAGCGTCGGCCGCAACCCCGCGGGAATGGTGGAGCGGTAGGCGGCCTCCGCGGCGCGCACCAGGCCCGCATCGCGGATCGCGCGGCCGTTCACCGAGACGAAGAGCCGGCGGCTCGCCGTGCCGACATCGGCCGGACGCTCGACCAGTCCGGCGACGCGCACCTCGCCGCTCACGTCGTCCACATCCACCAGACGCTCGGCGAACGATGCGCCCCACAGCGCGCCGACGCGCGCGCGCAGCGTCGGCGCCGGCGGCAAGCCTAACACATTGCGGCCATCGTGGATCACGGTGACGCGCACGTCGCGACGCGTCAGCGCCAGCATCGTGAGCACGTCCACGATGCCCCGCCACTCCGAGCGCGCCGAACGCAAAAAACGTTGGCGCGCCGGGGCGTTGTAGAAAAGCCGCTCGACCGTGACCGACGTCCCGCGGCGGCGCGCCGCGTCGCTCACATCCGGCAACGACCCGCCCGACATCGTGATGCGCGTCCCCGCACCGTCGACGGCAGCCGTGTCGATCTCGAGCTGCGATACCGACGCGATGGCCGGCAACGCCTCACCGCGAAAGCCGAAGCTCGCGACGCCCACCAGGTCCTCCGACTGGCGGATCTTCGACGTCGCGTGACGCGCCAGCGCGAGCAACGCATCGTCGCGCTCCATCCCGCAGCCGTCATCGGCCACGCGGATTTTCACGCGGCCGCCGTCTTCGCACGTGACGTCGATGGAATGCGCGCCGGCATCGAGCGCGTTCTCGACCAGCTCCTTCACCACCGATGCCGGCCGCTCCACCACCTCGCCGGCAGCGATCTGATCGACCACCGTGTTGTCGAGGATGGTGATGCGCGGCATGCAGAAAGCTATGAGTGCCGCGGGAACAGCGTCAATTGCGCGCGAGCGAGGTGAGGTCGTCCGACTCGGCCCAACCGTGGCGTCCACCATCGGTGGTGACGCGCGCCCAGGGGCCTTCGCGTTCGACGACGCGCGCGATTTCACCGGGACGCAGCGTTGTCGAGCGATCGGAGGCGAGGGCCGGCAGGTCGTGCAGCGGCGCGTCCTCCGTCACGACAACGAGGTCGCGGCCGGCGAGTCGCGCATCGACAGCCGCGGCGAGCGCACCGAGCACAATGGCGACCGTCAGCGCGCCGACGATGAGCGGACGCGCGCCCGCCAATTTTCGGCGACGAGCGAGATACCAGCCCATGGCGACCCAGGCCGCGATCCAGAGCGCCGCGGCGACGAGCGCGATCGGTGCCGGCGGGACCGCCGGCACCGCGCCGAGTCCGCTCGCCGCTCCCAGGATTTCGAGACGATCCCGCACGTCGGAGGCAAGCGGTTCGATGCGCAGCGCGCGCTGCCAGCCAAGCGCCGCTCCGGCCGTATCACCAGCGCTGAATGCGGCGGTGCCGAAATTGGCCCAC
Above is a window of Gemmatimonadaceae bacterium DNA encoding:
- a CDS encoding type III pantothenate kinase, translated to MILAFDVGNTETTIGLFDGRTLVAHWRVMTDASRTPDEIGLELSGLLRSRDVAASAVTGAAIGSVVPPVTGPLAEACLTWLGVTAVVIDGRSALPIALDVDEPLTVGADRIINTLAASRIHHTDTIVVDLGTATTYDCITADGVFLGGVIAPGVRTSLDTLVRRTSKLPATELAAPARAIGKRTEDCIRAGVMFGSVDAIDGIVRRIKAEWPSPREPMVIATGGLAELVAPLCTEVDLVEPYLTLEGLRLAHELLTVGSAD
- a CDS encoding MBL fold metallo-hydrolase gives rise to the protein MRAWALGTGSSGNALVLEAGDGRVLIDAGFPPREMARRLRALDIAPESIEALILTHEHHDHARAAASCATKWRWHTYASAGTWRSLHRPRTGTSFVSGATLDLRTMSVRTMRIAHDAAEPIALVATARESGERLGVAYDVGHATRSLVDALSGLDTLILESNHDEGWLRAGPYPPSVCERIAGPFGHLSNRAAGAVAAACAHRGLTTVVLAHLSRRCNSPELAHASMRAALGRTAFRGRLYVSEQDRPIAIALTDERARQMSLNL
- a CDS encoding transglycosylase SLT domain-containing protein is translated as MTSRDRRRRVVEWAAAVALAAMCLASPACAAQVHVRVRAGVTLHDVAPSALRNANGSPRVADTVRYEAVWRRIAPGLVRWSHDTRLGIDPGVAAALLAKESGGDSLAVSAAAALGIAQLTAAADTDLRAMATSDRFAWMRREIHRWPRSPLVHDAPASAATIDSLLAAGVLTSRSEYLFDPALGARAAVFWLRMLVDKWTTNTWPGGYGSFARRAIAAGHPLDDDQLANLVIVSYNRGYLVVHDLVARYGAQWTAHLADLGPAGIEAADYLDRVRSYALLFDGVRPP
- the groES gene encoding co-chaperone GroES, yielding MKVNPLADRVVIKALEESEQMRGGLYIPDTAKEKPQQGEIVAVGPGRFEKDKRVPMDVKVGDKVLYGKYSGTEVTIDGEQYLILRESDVLAVIA
- a CDS encoding biotin--[acetyl-CoA-carboxylase] ligase, encoding MAEATFDGCGADELRALLDLPRVEVHDSVTSTLDVAHALGESGAPAGSLVIAERQTAGRGREGRRWTSVAGSGIWLAMLERPTDAAATDVLAIRLGIGAARALDRFAESPVRLKWPNDLFVAAGKVCGILVESRWRDQRIEWVAVGIGINVRLPPDVAHAGALRAGASRVPVLEAVVPAIRGAAAAHGALKEAELGEYAQRDMARGRACRLPAPGVVQGIDARGSLLVATAVGDVTCRSGSLVFEEDA
- the groL gene encoding chaperonin GroEL (60 kDa chaperone family; promotes refolding of misfolded polypeptides especially under stressful conditions; forms two stacked rings of heptamers to form a barrel-shaped 14mer; ends can be capped by GroES; misfolded proteins enter the barrel where they are refolded when GroES binds), producing the protein MAAKELHFDTEARAALKRGVDQLAEAVKVTLGPKGRNVVIDKKFGAPTVTKDGVTVAKEVELADPLENMGAQMVKEVATKTSDLAGDGTTTATVLAQAVFREGLKNVTAGANPMAIKRGIDRAVSAIVEELKKISVPTSGKKEIAQVGTISANNDKEIGDLIAEAMEKVGKDGVITVEEARGLETTLETVDGMQFDRGYLSPYFVTDPEKMEAVLEDAYILIHDKKISSMKDLLPVLEKVAQMGKPLLIIAEDVEGEALATLVVNKLRGTLKVAGVKAPGFGDRRKAMLQDIAVLTNGQVVSEEVGFKLENAVLSDLGHAKRIVIDKDNTTLIDGAGDEKKIEGRINEIRVAIDKSTSDYDKEKLQERLAKLAGGVAVINVGAATESEMKEKKARVEDALHATRAAVEEGIVPGGGVALIRAQRSLKGIKLDSDEQIGVDIIRRAVEEPLRMIVHNAGGEGSIVLEKVRASKDDKFGYNALTDTYEDLMNAGVIDPTKVTRTALQNAASIAGLLLTTEAIVVEKKEEKSAAPAAPGGGMGGMY